The sequence below is a genomic window from Xiphophorus maculatus strain JP 163 A chromosome 18, X_maculatus-5.0-male, whole genome shotgun sequence.
CTCTGGTGTGTTGCAGGTGACTTCCCCCACCACAATGACAGAGGATAGCTTTTCCAGCCATTGTTTGAGAGGGATGATATCACATGAGCAATCCCAGGGATTCTGATGGAGATCGATCTGGACGATGGAAGTCAGATGCTCCAGGACCCCATGAACTGGCAGGGAAACAAAGTGATTTCTGCGAAGATTAAGACGTGCAAGGTTGGTGCCAGCAAAGGCATCATTGGGTAATGACCTCAACAGATTATTATTGAGGAAAACCAATTGCAGATTGGGCATTAGGGAGAAAGAATGAGACTGAATCTCACGGATGACATTGTATTCAAAGTAAAGATAGCTCAACATCTGAAGTCCACGAAACATACCAGGAGAGAGCCGCTCAATGTCATTACCAttcaaatataaactttttaagTTTGGCAAGTTGATAAACGCACCCTCCTGGACATAGGATATCTGGTTGTTCCCTAAATGTAGTAAATCCAAACTTGAGAAGTTCCAGAAATCTGAACGATAGATTTTCTGTATCAGGTTCCCACTAAGATACAATTTCTTGGCATTAAGGGGTCGAGGCAGAAGCTCTGAAATGTTGTGAAACCCTTTGTCTTTGCAGTTTACTGTTAACCCAAGGTCATTGATGTGAAGGTTGCAAATACAATTAGCTGGACAGATTATTGGAATGGGTGGTCTTGTTTGGTAGCCAGCAATGGGGGGCTGGTTGAGGCCTGGGTAAATGCTACGAGGAGTTGGTGGATTCTTTGTGGGCCGTCTGGTAGGCTTTTTGGTAGGCTTCGCAGGCCTGTCCTTGTACTCCACAGAGGAGGCTGTGTTGTGAAAGGGGGAGAGCATGGAGGAAGGTTTAGTAGGCCAAGTATTCTCATTGCTGAATGGCACCCGAGGAATTCCCAGCTTGGCCTCAATCTCTGCATCGGTGAGAAGAGGACAGAGCTCGCTGCGTTTAATTTCCCGCAGGTCTTTTCCGTGTAGGTGGAATGGGGTCTCACATGTGATCTCTCCCACCAAAGCTGTGTAAGGGATTCTCTCTAGCCATGTTTTTAACTGGAcaatctcacacacacagttcCAAGGGTTTTCCTCCAGCTGGATTTCCATCAAGCTCCGCCCAACATACTCCAGTGTGCCTTTATACTGCAATGTCTTTAGTCTGTTACCTCTCAAGTCCAAATGTGTTAGGGACACAGACCGAAAAAGGTAATTCGGCAGCATGGGTATGAGATTGTCATTTAATATAAGTACTCTTAATTTGTGAAGGTGCCTGAATGCACCACTTTCAATCCTTTTAATAACATTGTAATCTGCTTGGAGATATTCTAGACTCTCCAACCCCAGAAATGTGTCGTTTCGGAAAACTTCTAGTTTGTTTTCATGGAGAAACAGTCGTTTAAGTATTCCCAAGCCATTGAATGCCCCAGCATGTATATCTTGCAAGGCGTTATTACCCAGATTGATGGATATGGCATTGTTAAGATGGAGGAAGCTGTTGAAGTAGAGCTTCCTCATTAAGTTCCTCTGCAGGTTGAGCTTGAAGGGTCGGCTCCAAATTTGAGAGATCTGGCTGACATTTGTAAATCCTTTACTGTCACAATGGACATGGAAGATGCCTTCCTTGACCTCGCAGTCGCACGGTTCAAAGCAGGGCTCATCGATCTCCTCCGAGTCCTCCAGCAGTGGGATTGGTGTGGTCCATCCTAAGGCTATGGTGCTCAGCAAGGTAACCCACAGCATCCTCGCTGACACCACGGCGATGAAGTTTCAGCTCCAGGGACAGAGCCACTTCACAGCACTGCAACAGAGAATGCCAGGGTAGATGAGATCGCAAGAAAAGGGAAGGCTTATGGTtaatgctcacacacacacacacacacacgctttaCATGCATACAAACACACATGTACATATACACACAGAAACCAAGAGAAGTTTGAGAtgacagagacagaaaaggaaGATACAGGAAAGAGTGCATTAGTTTCAGTAGAATGGACGGCAGCTTTGAAATGAATACCTATGAATAATAGAAAGACACTGGACACCACTTTAGACCCGGCAATATTgctgtctttttaaaacaaaatataaagccCTATACTCTTAAATAGATAATATGATACCAGAGAGCACAAACGGCTCTCTGCAGTCAGACACTACACTTCACTATGTAGCCTGAAATGCCATTTATTATACAGCAGATGTGCTGGTAAGGTCGCAATAAATCACAGCAGAGATGCTTATCGCTATGAATAAACGAAGGCAACAGCGGCTAAGGAAGAGTACCGTCGAGGAGACACTGTCCCTTGCTTTATTTAATGCATAACAAGAATCTCCAATACATGAGCAATCAAAGTTTAAACCATGGAACAAAATAGTACAACAGAATTGTGTTTTGTGCTAAGCCCAGTCTGAACATATCTCTGTTACTAATTCAAAGCTGATAAAAGACATGTTTTAGCCTTACATGTAAAAATCACTGGTTTATtcaacaaaaattttaattcattaCTATTGAATGAGCAAGTATTGTATTTTGTATTGTAATGTATTTCCCAAAGATTAGGGGACCCAGTAGTTTCCTCTTGTGTTTTACCTCCAATTAAATCTACGATATGCAAGAggacacaaaaaatgttttacttttttttttttgtccctgataaattatgttttattagtCGAACCAACTCTTTTTAAGATAATATGAACAATTTGAGACGTAAAAAGAGCAATGGGCTATTCTGACGCTTAGAAAAGCGCAGCTGTGGGGCAGCTGTgaggcaaaaagaaaactaatagCAGTTGTGATTGTGAGAATGGTGAAATGTGTCAATTTCATCTAAAAAATTGTATTCCTCTCAcggggacaaaaaaaaagatgtgtcTGCCAGACACTTGTGTTATTGTCCCTCTATCtgcctttatttttctctcaccGCACACACGCAAAGCTTCTGAAAATCTTTGCCATTATTGCAAACTCATGTATCCACTGCGCTGTTCAGCTCAATAATAGAGAAGCGCATATGGCCCAGGCAAAAGCGCTGCCCGTGGTGCTGAATGCAAAATCCCGGCAATTGACGTGAAAAACGCAGGAATCCCTcaaaaaatgacagattaaaaaaaaaattaaaaattaaaaagcaaaaaatgatcTTTACACGATGTTTATTTCATGTCGTCTTCCCCGTGCCACGAGTAATCCAGCAGGATTTGATTCCGCCTCCGTTTTTATAGAGATCAAAAAGCCAGATgcgatgtgaaaaaaaaaaaaaaaaaaaagtaacaaaacatttcaggacACGGAGCAAATTTGGCACCATAAAAATTCCACTCGCGGTGCATCAGTTCTAGTGGTATATACGTACTTAGTTTAGCGGGATTCCAACTTCACATATCCTCCTCCTGCGGTGATGGGTCCTGTCGTTGCCCGGTGCGTCCCGCGTCTCACGGTCCGTTGCCGGGCTGCGAGGGAGGGGGAAGAGAACGAGAAAATGAAGGGGGTGACTGAGCCGCCTGAACGGGGAAAACACAAAGGAGGACATGGACAGAGACAGCGGGGCATtgaggagggagagaggaggaggagatgcgCATAAGAATGAGCCCCggatgaattttaaaaaaagaaagaagaagtaGTAGTAGTGGTGCTTGTCATGAATTGGCAAATTTCGACCAGCTTCTTTTAAAAGATATAAACCTTTCAACGGACATCATCGCGCTGAGTTAGtgtgggaaaagaaaaatgatgctGAACAAGTTCCGGTCTACAAGGAACGGTCTCTGATTTGGTGCCAACCCAAGGcaccccccctcccacacacccACCctcactcaaaagaaaaaaagaaaaaaaaagaggggaagaCAGCAGAGCGCGTGTTGGAATACATGCCAAGCATAATGCAGGCTTTCGTCGTGACATTGGCCGTAAAATTGGGGACTAAAGCAAGAACAAAACGTGTATTGATTAGTAGGATGGATTCCTGCTCTCAGTTATCCTCGCTCGCTGTCGCCCTGTTTGAAGTCCGTGGCTATGCAGACATCAATGgaagcacagaaacacacacacacacacacactcacaaataTCGGGTAAATACTTTCCATGATCCATACGAAATAGTCTATAACTGCTCACCTTAGTTTTGTTGAGCAATTGGAAAGCATCGGGGGATAAAAAAGATCACTAGTTTGAATCTGGTAAATCTCTCGTtctccccttctcctcctcttcttctctctctccttttctctctcgtTCTCACTCtctcccccctctctctctcttttcctctcccCCTTTTCCTCACCCTCTCTTAGTGGCTGAACcgaaagagaggagagaaaagaaatgaagacGTGATGAGAATGCGATCTCTCCCCCTATCTCTCTCGCTCTCCAGTGATACCgactctctctctcctctctctttttttctaagcagtttgtttaaaatgcaagTCCTCCACTTCTGCCCATCCTCTTCCTTTTCCACCAccaccttctcctcctcctcctcctcctcctcctcctgagcCGCCTCTCGGGCGAGCCTTCAACAACCGGGTGAGAGTGTTCTCCTGGCGGCTTCAGGAGCGCGTCTCCGTCAGCACAGCGGCACGGGCATGTGAATCATATCGGCCTCGACTTGGttttctctcccccccccccccccccccccctcgtTGTGCGTCAGAGAAAAGTGACGGACCGAACTGGGGAGAGGGCTGCGAAGAGATGGGagaagcagagaggagagagatCTCTGGCAGTGAGAGAAAGACGGAggaagggagggggggggagCAACACGAGTGAAGGGGGACTGCTGCTCTATAGTTCTGGATGCTGTCGAGAGGAGGGAAGGAAGTGAAGTGAAGGGAGGAGAGCAGCGAGTGAGAGAAGCGCTGTAAGCTGCGGCGGCGGGAGCGTGCGTCAGTGAGAAATAAATGAGACCTGTGGATCCCAGACTGTGGACGCAGGACGCATCCTTCTTTCTTTGTGTCTCcctgcataaatatttttaaatacttgtttcattggaaagaaaattatttagtcccgatttttttcttatttctctctctctctctctcttctcctttacttttttttctcctcaggaCGCAGCCACATTTGTGGAGAGGTAGTCGCAACCTGTCACCCTTGCTGAGAAGACAAAGAAGGTGGCCGCGAATGTCTACAACCAGCAGGGCAGGGACTGCAAAATTACGGAGCATTTCTTCCTTCTATTCTGTCTGCGTGTCTTCCCCGGTCTCGCCTGTAGCGGGCAACACAAGCCCACTCTGTGAGCAGGAAGATCcttctacctttttttttttttttttttttttttgcagcttaaCACAGAGGAGGGTGATTGCAGCGGAGAATTGTAATCTTCTTACAGAATCTCTGGTCAATACCTTTAGCATGGCCTCTGTACCACATACACAACCGGAGTTTAGACTTGCATCTTTAAAACTAAGATTGCTGTAATTTGGCCTATAGGCTACATTGAACATCAAATGTTAATAACTTCAAAGATTAATTTTAGAATGACTCATCTAGTGTGTCCTTTTtgttaaaaggaaacaaacaaaaaaaaggcttgTTAATATTAAATACAATGTTCAATTGTATGCATTGAACATGAACTTTTTCGTGACAATCACATCTAACATTTTCTGGTTTGACTTTAGTATTAGCCCTTTTACTAAAGCAGATCACACTGTAGCACATCCTGAACGAACTCCCCGCACTTCACCTGTGTTACATTCACAGTAATTGTGAACCATTGGTTTAAATGGACTTGGAAAGTCAAACACACATCTATAAAAGGTCCTGTAGTTAatagtacaaaaaatatatatgtaaataattctGCTGCTTTGAAGATCTCAGTGAGCTCAGTGGCTTCTATAATTCATAAATTGAATAAGTTTGGAATCACCAGGACTCTACCTAGACCTGGCTGGGCATCAAAACTGAGCGGGTGACCAAAACCATGATGGTCACTCCGTCAGAAATCCAGTGTTCCTCTGAGAGATGAGAATCTTCCATAAGGACAACCATCCCTTCAGCAAACCACCAGTAAGGCCTGTATGGTGTCCAGATGAAAGCCTGGCATAGCAGCCTCCTGGACGTTTGTCAAAAGGCACCTGGAGGACTCTCAGACCACTGGAAGCAACATTCTCCAGTCTGATGACAGAAAGATTGAACTCTTTAGTAAATGCCAGGTGTCATGTTAGGAGGAAACCAGGCATGGCTCATCAACAGGCCAATATTATCTCTAGAGTAAAGTGAAATGGTGGTAGCACAAGACCTTGGCTAATAACGGGGCTGTAAATACCCCTCTTGCCttctaagaaataaaaaaagacacattgtATTAAATCCCCCATGCTATCCCAATTCTTTCATAAAACccagacaaatgtgtttttgtcaatattgatttaaattCTACTCCAAAAAATGCAACTTCTTACAATAATGGTTAAGTTCTAACAGCTTGTTTCATTTGAATAGAACCTGTTGTCTGAAGGCTTGTACAAAGATTTGTTTCATAGTTAGACAGAAACAGTCAACTCTACACTTTTCTACTAGAGTTTTCCtgttaaatgtattaaatacttctgaaattaatctgCTGAGATATAAGGCAAGCGAGCAAATATCCCATTTTGTAATCCCTGCTGAGATTTGTCACTTTACGCATCATGGTGGATTAAATGATTGAGCTCTGGAGACATTATCATGTGCAGGGTATATAGGACATAAATTAATGTTCTCTGTGGTTGCAACCTTAAACACCATTTCATAGACCTCTGAGGGTCTAATATGTTTAAAAGGCTTTTCCTTGTAATACACAGCTTCTACCCTTGACTTTTCATAACTCAGAGAATCTCACTAAGTACATACAATGACCAACATGAccctcaaataaaaataaaacaaatatcagTGAATAAATAGTATGGGACCATGAATGATTTGTAAAaggattgaaaaaaaatttcattttggtttaaGTGGAATCAGCTCCTTTCCTACAATATGCTACTTCAGGAAAAAATGTATAGGCCTTAGTCAATAAATACTTGAAGACACATCCACTGCCTGCATACACACTCGCAGGCAATCCAGTGCAGAAAGGTCAGAGGAGTGTTTGGGAGCAGCTGGTCTGTAAAACTGCCATTCCTCCTCATGAAAAGCCATCATTCACTCCGTCAGTCTGTCAGCTACTGTCTCACTGGGTGACATAAGGCCACGCCAAATCCTTCATTCAGTCATAGGACATCGGCTGcaaagactttgtgttttagtgCTGTTTGAAATTGACAAAGTGCAAATCAGGACTAATGAGTTTGTCAGCCAGAATGTACAGTGGACATTGATGTCACTGTGCTTGACAAATATCACACAAACTGTCATTTCccctatgtaaaaaaaaaaaaaaagtgaaggaggaaactgaaaagttttgaCCAAAAAGGTTGAGTCATGAGAAATGGTGTTTAATGTaagtggaggaaaataaaatgtattcaccATAAGCTGTCATTAAAGGAAAGAATAATTTGACCAGCCTTGGAGCAGGCAATCTGAACTAGAATATTgtgcaaaaatatgaatatcCTTTTAACCTATTCACATTAAATGTTACAACAATATTGGGGTTTTGCATGATGAATCACAGACCGTTAGTGTCATattgactgaaaaaaatgcacagcttttatttttgtttacaaatatgGCGTTAATATGTATTCAGCCCCTTTTCCTTTGACACCCCTAAGCAAAATCCTGTACAACCAGTTGCTCTCAGATGTCAACTACTTAAAAAATTAGAGCCATCTtgagtttaatttaatctaattttagATACGGTTGTTCTGTGAAGCTCTCAGAGGCTTGTAGGAGAATATTACCAAATAAACATCATCATCGCTGACAGAAAGAATCAGAAACAGGCAATGAcgaaactacagaaaagtttgaGAGATGTTTGGTTTAGAAACTGATATCCCAAGCTTTAGGCATCTCACCAATAAGTGGTCACTCCATCAGCGAGGCATGTAAAAAGTATGGCACAACTGAAAACCTGCCAAGAGATCTCTATCCATCTACAATTAAACAGTCGAAACATTAATCAAATAAGTTGCAAAGAAACCCAGGGAACTCTGTAGGATTTGCAAAAATCCCATGGCTGAGGTGTGGTATCTGTTGACTGAGAAATAATTAACTTCTAATGCACTGTACATATAAGAACATTATGAAGTGAAGGTCAAAAGTACAaagtcattgttgaaagaaagcaaaGTGAACAGGTTCGGTTTAGGTATGATTAACGATTAACAAATGCCAAGGCAATTATTAGTAAAGTTAGTTATACTGAATCAAAGTTGGGGCACCATTTGATTATCAAGAATTAATAGGAAGATAGATTTTAGTCTCTGTCATTTACTGTTTTATGAATACCTGCCTGATGAAGTGggattttatagcacaatggATGAAGCAGTTGGGATAACGGAGTCACAAGTTAGCATATTTATAAGGGCTGTGCAGACCTATTTTATGTGAAGAGGAAGctaaaaataccaataaaatggAACAAGCTCAGTGTTTAATCCTCTCATTGAAACAAAGTTTGCTGCAACTTTTAATCACAACCCACAGCAAATTTTGGTAGCATCAAATTCAGCGACCTAAATCACTCAGAACAAGGAAAGCAAAATACAATGatataaacaatatttgaatTATTGTATCATAAAAACAATCTCTGACACAACTTCCCACTGTGAACTGTTCTGATGAATAAGGGGACACTTTGAGTTCTGCAGCTCCGATGAACACAGAAGAAGTGGCGGTCACTAGCAGATGGAGAGAGGGTTTGTGTAGACTGGTGAATGTGTCAAGTGTGCAGAGCTTTGGAAGAAAACAAGTGACTATGCTGTGTGAATGCGGCAAGAAACATCAAAATCAACCCGAACATCTGTGGCCTTTTAAAGTCATcgctacaaaataaaaagacatgagTGACAACACTGTCCTCACAGACATCAAACAGCTCCCAAGCCAAGAAGGAGAAATGGCTGACAATAATACCCAACCAATACTtgaattagaaaacaaacaaaaataacagtgTTGTCACTGCTGTTGATGTTGCAACCAGGAAGATAATAAATGTCCATTATGTTGAGTAACATGTTacaagaggaaacaaaaaaattatttacttaaaaaaatattttaacttatgtactttttaaaagagaaGAGAATGCATTCATATCAAAATTCTGAATTATATGAGTGCAAGAATGTCTAAAACGGAAACAATCAGTGTGGAAATAAGAGTCAATTCCTgaataaatcttaaatgttgCAGTATTAAATATGAGATAAATCCTCTTTATCACCAGCTGATACTGAGGTaaatatgttacattttaaataacgcaacttgaaataatgaaataaattaatacattattaattaaaataaaaataaaaaaatcagaaacaggaaaaaacaaaaaagttttgtaTCCCATTAAAAACTTTCCACTCTTCAGCTGTCTCTTTTAAAGTATTCCATTACTGCCTCTCTGCTTGTCATCAGGGGCTTTCAGTGACATACCACATGCCACCCGCTCCAGCCCTTAGTGGACCCCAAGGGACGACGAGGGGCACAGTCAAGCAATTCCCAGCCTGttggtctgtctgtctgtctccatGTCTTACCTCCTGTCACTCTGCCTGACTACTTGAGTCAGTGTAACCAACGTGTCACCTCGACTGCCGTTCTTGCTTTCCACTTACTTACATCCCCACCTGGCTGCCCACCAGCCAGACCACCTACCTCCTGCCAGTCTTTTCTGCCTGATGGCCTGCCCGTATGGCTCACTGCCTGCTTGCTTTCATGTCTCCCTGTCTCTATGCCAGTGTATCAGTCCATGAAGCTTTCAGTACACcaatctgtctcataacattcCACTATGGTTAGCACATGGTTGAGTCATAATCTTGATTAGCTTGTTTCACTGACCAACATAGACAAAATCAATTATAAAatgaagggtaaaaaaaaaaaaaagtcttttaacatgtaaaatacCGTTCCATAATCGCACAACTTCAGGCTGTTTCATACTTGGAAAATTGAGCATGGTTGTTTGATTTTTGGTAcatcaaacagaagaaaaatgaaaggcAAAAATTTATTTGCTCTCCATGCTTGAGGGCCAAACTGTATGAACGTAAAAACGTATTTAATTATTCATATGATTTTAATGAAAGCAGCAACCTTGCAAGAAAAACTGACCAACTGTTTTATTTGAGGTTCTCTTTTGATAATGTATTCATCGGTTCACTGAATATATTACAGGGACTGTATAAAGTTGCTGACTGACAGGCTATATGAAAAAGCTCTCGATAAGGTTATGCAGAAGACATAGTGAGAATATGGAATACACAGCTGCTTTCACTTTAAAAGTTGCTCTCTGTAGTTCAGGGCCTGGCCTGGTTTGAAATTTCAATCTGTTTTCAGGGTAAGAATCTACCTTAGCCTATGTGTTTAGAAGCAGTGGCTGTTCGCAACTATGGTGTTAAAAAGCAGCACCGACAGTAATTCAATCAGCAAATGCTCATTCATTCTAAACACAGATGTTTTTCAGTAGTATAgaatagttttcttttcctcttttatttcatGGTATCTTACAAGAAGTTTGAAGTGAGAATTTTAATTAACCCTGTGTGATTTTAGATATGTCTAAATAATCATTTTACTGGAGAAGTTATTGCTTctcaataaagtaaaaaataaaactaaatcttGGACAAAGATTTGCTTTTGGTGAATTCTTATTGcataaattccttttttttcccaaggtgcatatttgtgtgtgtgtgtgtgtgtgtgtgtgcgtatttGTGTATCTTGTCCATTTGTTGGCAGACATGTCTTAGTGTCACTCACTAATCTGGTCACGTCTCAGTGATTGGGCAGACAGTGTAAATGAAGTTCAGGACAAAAGAGCTTCCAAATATAAAACGTAGACAAGTGTTCTTTATCCTTTGTTCTCTTTCACACGCACCGTCTGACATTGTCCCTGTCTGCAATTATGACCTGAAAGCCCTCGTAGAGCTACTCATCAAACTAGGAGACATATTACCTTCCTAACCTTAGTCTTTGTTACAAAACTGCAGAAGCCATGTAGGAATTAATTTCTATGATGCTATGCCAAATTGTATTTCAAATTGCTTGGCACATCAAATAATTGAATACAGtcaaattataatatttttattatcacttCATTTCATAACGCACAGTAATCAAAAAAAATAGCAATTGCTTGTTGCATCTTAAAAATACAACTACTTATACAA
It includes:
- the slitrk3 gene encoding SLIT and NTRK-like protein 3 → MLWVTLLSTIALGWTTPIPLLEDSEEIDEPCFEPCDCEVKEGIFHVHCDSKGFTNVSQISQIWSRPFKLNLQRNLMRKLYFNSFLHLNNAISINLGNNALQDIHAGAFNGLGILKRLFLHENKLEVFRNDTFLGLESLEYLQADYNVIKRIESGAFRHLHKLRVLILNDNLIPMLPNYLFRSVSLTHLDLRGNRLKTLQYKGTLEYVGRSLMEIQLEENPWNCVCEIVQLKTWLERIPYTALVGEITCETPFHLHGKDLREIKRSELCPLLTDAEIEAKLGIPRVPFSNENTWPTKPSSMLSPFHNTASSVEYKDRPAKPTKKPTRRPTKNPPTPRSIYPGLNQPPIAGYQTRPPIPIICPANCICNLHINDLGLTVNCKDKGFHNISELLPRPLNAKKLYLSGNLIQKIYRSDFWNFSSLDLLHLGNNQISYVQEGAFINLPNLKSLYLNGNDIERLSPGMFRGLQMLSYLYFEYNVIREIQSHSFSLMPNLQLVFLNNNLLRSLPNDAFAGTNLARLNLRRNHFVSLPVHGVLEHLTSIVQIDLHQNPWDCSCDIIPLKQWLEKLSSVIVVGEVTCNTPEYAFGKDLRSLEVEVICPELKYSSRPSPALPGGDDLTTGSSEMGESSRRGAVPLSVLILSLLILFISAVFVTAGLFAFVLRRRKKLPFRKRSEVDLTGIQMQCRIFEDPPRQSCAGNPGTPEKPTPSLHTHSHTTHTHGHGHVYDYIPHPVTQMCNNPIYKPREGEIAEEEMAQFAEKKDNGSSSNSNYRTLLEKEREWTLAVSNSQLNTIVTVNHTTADISGFHENGGLCPTVIDSQRPTPTVGFVDCLYGTVPKLKDMHVAHAHPPGMQYPDLQQDARLKETLLFTAGKGCYPDPSQSDYLELRAKLQTKPDYLEVLEKSYRF